One segment of Gilliamella sp. ESL0441 DNA contains the following:
- a CDS encoding YifB family Mg chelatase-like AAA ATPase, with amino-acid sequence MSLAIIYTRASIGIQAPLINVEVHISNGLPGFVLVGLPEATVKEAKDRVRSAIINSGFSFPAKKITVNLSPADLPKEGSRFDLPIAIAILAATEQIPTLNLSHYEFLGELALSGDIRGVKGAIPAAISSQKSERTLIISTENQSEISLIHHNDTLITSNLLELCRYLHNEINLSKVEYCENDNIENQLIDLQDVIGQEHAKRALEIAAAGGHNLLLIGPPGTGKTMLATRLTSLLPPLSDDEALESAAIASLVSQNGSIKNWRKRPFRSPHHSASTAALVGGGTIPKPGEISLAHNGVLFLDELPEFNRKVLDALREPIESGEIIISRANAKIRFPAKFQLIAAMNPSPTGHYQGTHNRTTPQQVIRYLNRLSGPFLDRFDISIEVPLLPKGSLSQKKDTTESTESIKQRVLKARMIQIQRNKKLNSQLTANEISLYCQLSKENNEYLEQALIKLGLSARAWHRILKVSRTIADLDFSNNIERKHISEALSYRSMDRLLIQLHKNIG; translated from the coding sequence ATGTCACTTGCAATTATTTATACTCGAGCATCCATTGGTATACAAGCACCACTGATTAATGTTGAAGTTCATATTAGTAATGGATTACCAGGTTTTGTATTAGTTGGTCTTCCAGAGGCAACGGTTAAAGAAGCGAAAGATCGTGTACGTAGTGCCATTATTAATAGTGGTTTTTCGTTTCCTGCTAAAAAGATAACGGTTAATCTGTCACCGGCAGATCTTCCCAAAGAAGGAAGCCGTTTTGACCTACCTATTGCTATCGCTATTTTGGCTGCAACAGAACAAATTCCGACTTTAAATTTGTCACATTATGAGTTTTTAGGTGAACTAGCGCTTTCTGGTGACATCCGAGGTGTAAAAGGAGCTATTCCTGCAGCTATCTCATCACAAAAAAGTGAGCGCACGCTTATTATTTCTACTGAAAATCAATCAGAAATTTCATTAATTCATCATAATGATACATTGATTACCAGTAATTTATTAGAGTTATGTCGATATTTACATAATGAGATAAATTTATCTAAGGTCGAATACTGCGAAAATGATAATATTGAAAATCAACTAATTGATTTACAAGATGTGATAGGACAAGAACATGCAAAAAGAGCTTTAGAAATTGCAGCAGCTGGAGGACATAATCTGTTATTAATTGGACCTCCTGGTACAGGAAAAACTATGTTAGCCACCCGTTTAACATCTTTACTTCCTCCCCTTTCAGATGACGAAGCACTTGAAAGTGCAGCTATAGCTAGCTTAGTCAGCCAGAATGGCTCAATTAAGAATTGGCGTAAACGACCGTTTAGATCACCACATCATAGTGCATCCACTGCAGCACTTGTGGGTGGTGGAACCATTCCTAAACCTGGAGAAATCTCATTGGCACATAATGGGGTTTTATTTTTAGATGAATTACCCGAATTTAATCGGAAAGTTTTAGATGCATTAAGAGAGCCTATCGAATCAGGTGAGATTATTATTTCAAGAGCGAATGCTAAAATACGATTTCCTGCCAAATTTCAACTTATTGCCGCTATGAATCCTAGTCCTACCGGTCACTATCAAGGTACACACAATAGAACGACACCCCAACAAGTGATTCGCTATCTCAATAGACTTTCAGGTCCTTTTCTCGATAGGTTTGATATCTCTATTGAAGTCCCTTTGTTACCTAAAGGTTCTTTGAGTCAAAAAAAGGATACGACTGAATCAACTGAAAGTATCAAGCAAAGAGTTTTAAAAGCTAGAATGATTCAAATTCAGAGAAATAAAAAATTAAATAGCCAATTAACAGCAAACGAAATTTCTTTGTATTGTCAATTATCAAAGGAAAATAATGAATATTTGGAACAAGCTTTAATTAAATTGGGACTTTCAGCCAGAGCTTGGCATCGGATATTAAAAGTTTCACGAACAATTGCTGATTTGGATTTTTCAAACAACATAGAACGAAAACATATTTCGGAGGCTTTAAGTTATCGTTCTATGGATAGATTACTAATTCAGTTACACAAAAATATTGGCTGA
- a CDS encoding DUF413 domain-containing protein, which translates to MAESFVSQQRFFDNKNYPRGFSRHGDFTIKEAQILEKYGCAFKDLDTEVKKPTTTEEKSFVAVCKGKKEPSTDFEKVWLKYLARINKPKRFHTLSGGKPQIDVNDDFVDNDD; encoded by the coding sequence ATGGCTGAAAGTTTTGTAAGTCAACAACGATTTTTTGATAATAAAAACTATCCAAGAGGATTCTCACGCCATGGGGATTTTACTATCAAAGAAGCTCAAATTTTAGAAAAATACGGATGTGCCTTCAAAGATCTTGATACAGAAGTAAAAAAACCGACTACAACAGAAGAAAAATCATTTGTTGCAGTTTGTAAAGGAAAAAAAGAGCCTTCTACTGATTTTGAAAAAGTATGGCTTAAGTACCTTGCTCGTATCAATAAACCAAAGCGTTTTCATACATTATCAGGTGGAAAACCTCAAATTGATGTAAATGATGACTTTGTCGATAATGATGACTAA